One Streptomyces sp. ML-6 genomic region harbors:
- a CDS encoding alpha/beta hydrolase, giving the protein MCPKPKIRPRRRGVRIAVWSLVTVLVVAAGLTGVVLWQNSYDMDEQRVTIRHGGHTLNGVLATPRDGRRHGLVVYIHGDGPVDATHDDGYKPMWEANARAGYASLSWDKPGVAGAPGNWLDQSMDDRADEAAAAIAWARARPDIDGDRIGLWGASQAGWVMPKVAARTPVSFVVAVSPAINWLQQGRYNLLAELRADGASAARTKAEITRSDTTRRLLERHASFEEYVEAMDGDADGMTADRWGFISKNYTADATRDLRALRGVPVLLTLAAHDVNVDTADTERGYRKVLDPGDALKVEHYPGATHSLLKQSVEQSDLELTLTALLSPRSLFADGFLDDQRQFLEELGRGGPDAP; this is encoded by the coding sequence ATGTGTCCGAAGCCGAAGATCCGGCCCCGTCGGCGCGGGGTCCGCATCGCCGTGTGGTCGCTCGTCACGGTCCTCGTCGTGGCCGCCGGCCTCACCGGTGTGGTGCTGTGGCAGAACTCCTACGACATGGACGAGCAGCGGGTCACGATCCGCCACGGCGGCCACACCCTCAACGGCGTGCTGGCCACCCCCAGGGACGGCCGCAGGCACGGCCTGGTCGTGTACATCCACGGCGACGGCCCCGTCGACGCCACCCACGACGACGGTTACAAGCCCATGTGGGAGGCGAACGCCAGGGCCGGATACGCCTCCCTGTCCTGGGACAAGCCCGGCGTCGCGGGCGCCCCCGGCAACTGGCTCGACCAGTCCATGGACGACCGGGCCGACGAGGCGGCCGCCGCGATCGCCTGGGCCCGCGCCCGCCCGGACATCGACGGCGACCGGATCGGGCTCTGGGGCGCCAGCCAGGCGGGCTGGGTCATGCCTAAGGTCGCCGCCAGGACGCCCGTGAGCTTCGTCGTCGCCGTCTCGCCCGCGATCAACTGGCTCCAGCAGGGCCGCTACAACCTCCTCGCCGAGCTGCGCGCCGACGGCGCGTCGGCGGCCCGCACCAAGGCGGAGATCACCAGGAGCGACACCACCCGGCGGCTGCTGGAGCGCCACGCGAGCTTCGAGGAGTACGTCGAGGCGATGGACGGCGACGCGGACGGCATGACCGCCGATCGCTGGGGCTTCATCTCCAAGAACTACACCGCGGACGCCACCCGGGACCTCCGCGCCCTGCGCGGCGTACCGGTGCTGCTGACCCTCGCAGCCCACGACGTCAACGTGGACACCGCCGACACGGAGCGCGGCTACCGCAAGGTGCTGGACCCGGGTGACGCGTTGAAGGTCGAGCACTACCCGGGCGCGACCCACTCACTGCTCAAGCAGTCCGTCGAGCAGTCGGACCTCGAGCTCACGCTCACCGCGCTCCTCTCCCCCCGCTCGCTCTTCGCGGACGGATTCCTGGACGACCAGCGGCAGTTCCTCGAGGAACTCGGCCGGGGCGGCCCCGACGCTCCATGA
- a CDS encoding GNAT family N-acetyltransferase, whose amino-acid sequence MELDATGSGTGPVTVRRGVPAGAERRAAELYWDAFGRKLGPALNPPDKAVPFLAAHLNADRAVCALLDGQLVGLAGYQHDGRGLTGGSARSVLRAYGPLRGPYRLLLLALFERRPAPGQLVMDGIAVDPDMRGRGVGSLLLEEVAAVAAEQDCREIRLDVIDTNPRARALYERRGFTAVRTAHTPYLRGLLGFGAVTTMHRRVGTEVGTEGGEEL is encoded by the coding sequence ATGGAACTGGACGCGACAGGTTCCGGGACCGGACCGGTGACGGTGCGGCGAGGCGTTCCGGCCGGGGCCGAGCGGCGGGCGGCCGAGCTGTACTGGGACGCCTTCGGCCGCAAACTCGGCCCTGCCCTGAACCCGCCGGACAAGGCGGTGCCCTTTCTCGCCGCCCACCTGAACGCCGATCGCGCGGTCTGCGCACTCCTCGACGGACAGCTCGTCGGCCTCGCCGGGTACCAGCACGACGGACGGGGCCTCACCGGCGGATCGGCCCGCTCCGTACTGCGCGCGTACGGTCCCCTGCGAGGGCCGTACCGACTCCTGCTCCTCGCCCTGTTCGAACGCCGCCCGGCCCCCGGACAGCTCGTCATGGACGGCATCGCCGTGGATCCGGACATGCGCGGCCGGGGCGTCGGGAGCCTGCTCCTCGAAGAAGTGGCCGCCGTCGCGGCGGAGCAGGACTGCCGGGAGATCAGACTGGATGTGATCGACACCAATCCGCGCGCCAGGGCCCTGTACGAGCGGCGCGGCTTCACGGCCGTACGGACCGCGCACACGCCCTACCTGCGCGGACTGCTCGGATTCGGCGCGGTGACCACCATGCACCGCCGGGTCGGAACAGAAGTCGGAACAGAAGGAGGGGAAGAGCTGTGA
- a CDS encoding PaaX family transcriptional regulator C-terminal domain-containing protein, translated as MLVHALVREDGTVGADELYTVANTLGMSDQQVRLCVKRLVSEGRFTHEGRGRRAKLHATTDARRALAPNADFLRYAFQQDAGLAPWDGVWHLAAFAVPESARTARDALRETLVRLGGIPLQGGLYVCANPWEPYVEEVAHRLGAHGALTLLTTTDLRRGDVQEPAELARRLWPLQEIADRYHRLGRIARPRLVRLTGPAELSSSALLTTAVELAAELTRAMEPDPLLPPQLLPRPWPGARARALVARCWAALHERDQGEARPTLFRLYVDITRETADRATP; from the coding sequence ATGCTCGTCCACGCACTGGTCCGCGAGGACGGCACCGTCGGCGCGGACGAGCTGTACACCGTCGCCAACACCCTGGGCATGAGCGATCAACAGGTACGGCTGTGCGTCAAACGCCTCGTGTCCGAAGGCCGGTTCACCCACGAGGGCCGGGGCCGCAGGGCGAAACTGCACGCGACCACGGACGCCAGGCGTGCCCTCGCCCCCAACGCGGACTTCCTGCGGTACGCATTCCAGCAGGACGCCGGACTCGCGCCCTGGGACGGGGTCTGGCACCTGGCCGCCTTCGCGGTGCCCGAATCGGCGCGCACCGCCCGGGACGCCCTGCGCGAGACGCTCGTCCGCCTCGGTGGCATCCCGCTCCAGGGCGGACTGTACGTCTGCGCCAACCCGTGGGAACCGTACGTCGAAGAAGTGGCCCACCGCCTCGGCGCCCACGGCGCGCTCACCCTCCTCACCACGACGGACCTGCGCCGGGGCGATGTTCAGGAGCCCGCCGAACTCGCCCGGCGCCTGTGGCCCCTGCAGGAGATCGCCGACCGCTACCACCGCCTCGGCCGCATCGCCCGGCCCCGCCTGGTCCGGCTCACCGGCCCTGCCGAACTCTCCTCGTCCGCACTTCTCACCACCGCCGTCGAACTGGCCGCCGAACTCACCCGCGCCATGGAGCCCGACCCGTTGCTGCCGCCTCAGCTCCTGCCCCGGCCCTGGCCCGGCGCCCGGGCCCGGGCGCTCGTCGCCCGGTGCTGGGCGGCCCTGCACGAACGCGACCAGGGCGAAGCCCGCCCGACTCTCTTCCGCCTCTACGTCGACATCACCCGGGAGACAGCGGACCGGGCCACGCCCTGA
- a CDS encoding sulfurtransferase TusA family protein translates to MSPTSPTNPEVPEVSEVPEPDLTVDGTGLLCVTLLLRLRKQIDGAAPGTVVHVIATDPAAPLDLPAWCHMTGHHYLGPVPGAEQPVFALRLVADALSTRADAPWHPAAPPAV, encoded by the coding sequence ATGAGTCCCACAAGCCCCACGAACCCCGAGGTCCCCGAGGTTTCCGAAGTCCCCGAGCCGGATCTCACCGTCGACGGCACCGGTCTGCTCTGCGTCACCCTCCTGCTGCGGTTGCGCAAGCAGATCGACGGCGCGGCGCCGGGCACCGTCGTCCACGTCATCGCCACCGACCCGGCCGCCCCGCTCGACCTGCCCGCCTGGTGCCACATGACCGGCCACCACTACCTCGGTCCCGTCCCCGGTGCCGAGCAGCCCGTGTTCGCGCTCCGGCTGGTCGCCGACGCGCTGTCCACCCGGGCCGACGCGCCCTGGCATCCGGCCGCCCCGCCGGCCGTGTGA
- a CDS encoding LysR family transcriptional regulator, translated as MDIEAVRTFVVAADAGQFQEAAAELAITQQAVSKRIAALERDLGVRLFTRTPRGSGLTIDGQAFLPHARELLRTAERAVASVGTGRRPLRVDVIASRGAATGLMRDFHRARPDIDLDVVMLFDIETAVAAVRSGTIDASFRAVAAPGRPLPEDIESVRVLDEPLQLLTGPAHALAGARSVTVEQLVGHRIWMPGIVPGTEWGAYYDDLVAEFGLTIEATGPNFGSDALLDTIADTPALATFMGGNTRLVWPTGHGLRLVPVTDPMPVYPHSLLWHRDNPHPALAALRAHLAAKTTGHDAAGTWTPDWVTPR; from the coding sequence ATGGACATCGAAGCCGTCCGGACCTTCGTCGTCGCCGCCGACGCGGGGCAGTTCCAGGAGGCCGCCGCCGAGCTGGCCATCACCCAGCAGGCCGTCTCCAAGCGCATCGCCGCGCTGGAGCGCGATCTCGGCGTGCGGCTGTTCACCCGCACCCCGCGCGGCTCCGGTCTCACCATCGACGGGCAGGCGTTCCTGCCCCACGCGCGCGAGCTGCTGCGCACCGCCGAACGCGCGGTCGCGTCCGTGGGCACCGGCCGCCGTCCGCTGCGCGTGGACGTGATCGCCTCGCGCGGGGCGGCGACGGGCCTGATGCGCGACTTCCACCGCGCCCGGCCCGACATCGACCTCGACGTGGTGATGCTGTTCGACATCGAGACGGCCGTCGCCGCCGTCCGCTCCGGCACGATCGACGCGTCCTTCCGCGCCGTCGCCGCGCCCGGCCGGCCCCTGCCCGAGGACATCGAGTCGGTCCGGGTGCTCGACGAGCCGCTCCAGCTCCTCACCGGCCCCGCCCACGCGCTGGCGGGCGCCCGGTCGGTGACCGTCGAACAGCTCGTCGGGCACCGGATCTGGATGCCGGGCATCGTCCCCGGTACCGAGTGGGGCGCCTACTACGACGACCTCGTCGCCGAGTTCGGCCTCACCATCGAGGCGACCGGCCCCAACTTCGGTTCCGACGCGCTCCTCGACACCATCGCCGACACCCCGGCCCTGGCCACCTTCATGGGCGGGAACACCCGCCTCGTCTGGCCCACCGGCCACGGCCTGCGCCTCGTCCCGGTCACCGATCCGATGCCGGTCTACCCGCACTCGCTCCTCTGGCACCGCGACAATCCCCACCCGGCGCTCGCCGCCCTCCGCGCCCACCTGGCCGCGAAGACGACCGGCCACGACGCCGCCGGGACCTGGACGCCGGACTGGGTGACTCCGCGCTGA
- a CDS encoding MFS transporter, with protein sequence MRSGHRLGRRFGWLWGAYGTSALGTWLAFGAFPLIAVRELHAGPAEVAALSSAGAAVGAAVAVPLGPWVEFRRKRQVLIATDLVRFAALLTIPAAFALGVLTFLQLLLVSIVVAAADITFRAASGAYLKTLLPAEDLLVANARFESTSWTVTIIGPPLGGAAIGLLGPVATVAADAVGHLLSALGIRAAGGDEPRPEHRKAARMRAGDLLDGWRYILADATLRPLFLNTTLFNGLVMATQPMLAVLMLGRLGFAPWQYGLAFAAPALGGLLGSRLARPLVTRFGQHRVLVGSGALRAIWPVGLVFLGPGAGGLLLVIGVEFGLILCCGVFNPVQSTCRLRRTATDRVTRTLTAWAVTTKGSTALLTALWGVLGGLLGPRTAIGLAGVLLLATPLLLPRRAEGHPDGPDQEPNLTKTQKQSS encoded by the coding sequence ATGAGGAGCGGACACCGGCTGGGGCGGCGGTTCGGATGGCTCTGGGGAGCGTACGGGACCAGCGCGCTCGGCACGTGGCTCGCCTTCGGCGCGTTCCCGCTGATCGCCGTCCGGGAGCTGCACGCCGGACCGGCCGAGGTCGCCGCGCTCTCCTCCGCGGGGGCGGCGGTGGGCGCGGCCGTGGCGGTGCCGCTCGGCCCGTGGGTGGAGTTCCGCCGCAAGCGGCAGGTGCTGATCGCGACGGACCTGGTGCGGTTCGCGGCGCTGCTGACGATCCCCGCCGCGTTCGCGCTCGGCGTGCTCACCTTCCTCCAGCTCCTGCTGGTCTCGATCGTCGTCGCGGCGGCCGACATCACCTTCCGCGCCGCCTCCGGCGCGTACCTGAAGACCCTGCTGCCGGCCGAGGACCTGCTCGTCGCGAACGCCCGTTTCGAGTCCACGTCCTGGACGGTCACGATCATCGGGCCGCCGCTCGGCGGCGCGGCGATCGGGCTCCTCGGACCCGTGGCGACGGTGGCGGCCGACGCGGTCGGTCACCTGCTCTCGGCCCTGGGCATCCGCGCGGCGGGCGGGGACGAGCCCCGGCCCGAGCACCGGAAGGCCGCGCGCATGCGGGCCGGGGACCTGCTCGACGGGTGGCGGTACATCCTCGCCGACGCGACGCTGCGCCCGTTGTTCCTCAACACCACTCTGTTCAACGGTCTGGTGATGGCCACTCAGCCGATGCTGGCCGTCCTGATGCTCGGCCGGCTCGGGTTCGCGCCGTGGCAGTACGGCCTCGCCTTCGCCGCGCCCGCGCTCGGCGGACTGCTGGGTTCGCGGCTGGCCCGGCCGCTCGTCACCCGGTTCGGGCAGCACCGGGTGCTGGTCGGGAGCGGGGCACTGCGCGCGATCTGGCCCGTCGGCCTGGTCTTCCTGGGGCCGGGCGCCGGAGGGCTGCTGCTGGTCATCGGCGTCGAGTTCGGGCTCATCCTCTGCTGCGGGGTCTTCAACCCCGTCCAGTCCACCTGCCGCCTCCGGCGCACCGCGACCGACCGGGTCACCCGCACCCTGACCGCCTGGGCGGTCACGACCAAGGGCTCGACCGCGCTCCTGACGGCCCTCTGGGGCGTACTGGGCGGGCTGCTCGGCCCGCGTACGGCCATCGGCCTGGCCGGCGTGCTCCTGCTGGCGACCCCGCTGCTGCTGCCCCGCCGCGCGGAGGGGCACCCCGACGGGCCGGACCAGGAACCGAATCTGACGAAAACTCAGAAGCAATCATCATGA
- a CDS encoding helix-turn-helix domain-containing protein, producing the protein MAVRAGLPRITARVHLDLLQSEDGRRTAAELTRRLKVSPASVSVAVNYLVRHGYVRRERDPQQRRDVYVIDDEAWYRSVVLSARQTLETARAALASAEGAGPDDLVGQRMARTGAFLERISLDLLESADRWRMLLK; encoded by the coding sequence ATGGCGGTCCGGGCGGGGCTGCCGAGGATCACGGCGCGCGTGCACCTCGACCTGTTGCAGTCCGAGGACGGCAGACGCACCGCGGCCGAGCTGACCCGCAGGCTGAAGGTCAGCCCCGCCTCTGTCTCCGTGGCCGTGAACTACCTCGTCCGGCACGGCTACGTCCGGCGCGAGCGCGATCCGCAGCAGCGCCGCGACGTCTATGTGATCGACGACGAGGCCTGGTACCGCTCCGTCGTGCTCAGCGCACGGCAGACGCTGGAGACGGCACGGGCCGCACTGGCCTCGGCGGAGGGGGCCGGGCCCGACGACCTCGTGGGGCAGCGGATGGCCCGGACGGGGGCGTTCCTGGAGCGGATCAGCCTGGACCTGCTGGAGTCGGCCGACCGCTGGCGCATGCTTCTGAAGTGA